DNA sequence from the Asticcacaulis sp. AND118 genome:
CTTATGGCGTCCCTTACAGTCGTCCGGACCTCTACTTTTAACCCTTCGACAGATGTCGAACTAAAATGGTCCACGTCATGTTTGTCATACCCCATGACAATTACACGCTTTCGGGTAGTGGGGGCCCCCAGATCGGCGGCATTCAGTATAAGCGGTCCAACGACTTCATAGCAGCTTGGTAGGTCGGCTATGGCCGCCTGAAGGAACCCTATATTGCATTCATCCAAAAGGCCTTCTACATTTTCCATCACGAAAACACGTGGCCTGAGTATCTCGACATGTCGAAAGTAATGACCAATTAGGGCATTGCGAGGGTCACCGGCATCACGCAAGCCCATACGACTGAAACCTTGACATGGCGGGCCACCTATCAGGAGGTCCAAGCGCGGCTTGTCTTTTCCCAATACGAAGCTCCACTCTGAGCTGCCCATCTGGGAAATGTCACCAAGCAAGGCTTGGGTATTAGGAAAATTCAGCCGATAAGCCGATTGGAGGTTGGGCTCGATATCAACTGCCGCAACTACGTCATAGCCCGCCAACTCCGCGCCCAAGCCAAATCCTCCGCAACCAGAGAAAAGGTCTACGCAAGTCGGCTGTGTCATAAGTCATTCCCATTGGACGCATCAAATGGGAATTATTCAATACAATAATTTACAGGTTTGTCGATCGGAAAGTTTGTCAGCCGATATTTTTTAGCACTTTCAAACCTTCTTTCGTTCCCATCCATTTTGATTTTTTCATACACCGGAATAATCCCAGACATCACCTTTGCATCCGTGTCGGCCGCCCCCCCCCCTTTGGAGCGGCAGCCGTTAGCCCCCCCCAGCGCCCGTCAGTTGTCACCTGTATTTAAGGAGCAATTCCCACCCGTTAAAGCTCCCACCGCGCCTATAACCGTTGATCGGGAGATTTTCGGCATTTTCGCAACTTTTAACCCCATGATCTTCGTTTTTGGCTCAAATTGCCAACCCGAGGTACGTTTACGAGACTCCCCCTTCAATAAAATCAGTGCCTTAGGCGATAACCGTCTCTCGCATCACCGCCCTTGTCTCTCAAATTTCCGACGTGCAGACAATGACTTACCGGCTCTGAGAGACGGTCTTTTATCTTGCCTCAAATCCCCCCGTCCCTCGCCGAATCTCCTACGATCTCGGCACTTCGCGAATCCGGAGCTTCACGACATTGGCAGTAAAACTGGTGACGAAAAGGCTCGCGTCTGTCGGGATCAGGAAGGTATTTGTGCGACCCTTTTTTGGTCCTTGCGCTTGCCAGATGTCGAAACATCGCGGCGCGTGCAGGTGGTCGGGCACTGAAAATAGACAACCGGGAAGATCATTTGCATGGCTCGGTCGATGTCAGGCGAACCGCTAGAGAAAATTCAAGAAATCGTTTTTTAAAATGCGCCGTCGCCTCGCAGGCGTCACGGTAGGTGGTTGAGTCACCGGCGCAGGGGCAACTCCAACTGACCTGTTGGTTTCACCAGCCCCGGACCCCGTGGTTTGCGCCCTGGTTCGGACGGAACGGCAGCGTCAGACCTTTCCGACATTGGAACATCATCAGGCTCTCCGGAGAGGAAACGCAGCAGTTCGTCGCGCATGATCAGACGGCACTTACCGATCTTGACCGACTTGAGCGAACCGTCGGCAAGGCGCTCATAAAGAAACGACCGCCCAAGTCCGCTGGCCTTCACGGCTTCATCTATCCGGTAAGCAAGTTTCTGCGTGTCGATTGTCGGTTGCGTGACCATGCTTGTCTCCTGGCATCCGTGCGGGTTCAAATGGACAGGCAGGTGTGTCGCTGGCAGGCATGCCAACCCTCAGCCTGAGCCTGGTGAGAGTTCGCTGCATGATGCCATTACAGAAAGCCGGGCCCTACGCACCTCCTGCCCCCCGGAGATACCGTTTTGCCGTCACATGCGCCCAGACTGAGGTCTTTTGATATCAGGAGACAAGATCAACCAACTCCGAGTGATGGTACATTTTTTTCAGGTCCGCATGTCGCACTCGGAACTGACTGCGACGCTTCAAAACAGGCTTAACCTCAGAGGCCCGCTCCAGCTTCACCGCCGGATCGTAGTAGACGGCACCGGATGCAAAGGCTTTCAGGAACAGGATAAAGTCCGTCTGTTCGCAAAGCAGTATGCGGGAACCAAAGCTGTACTCAGGCGGAGGTGTGCGGAATAGGGTCGGCACGTAAGCGGCCTGAGCGTGTTTCCGATTCCAATGCTCCATCATGCCGGTGAACGACCAGCTCGCCGCAACCTCGCCTGCACCATCGACCAGCCGGATGCCTCCACTGAGGTCCGTGATGATACCCTTGTTCGGGTCGAAACCGGCAATCGTCATGCGCAGGCCGGTATCAGGATGAAGCCCCTTCTGGCAGGTGTAGATGCCCCCGAAGTTCAGCCTGTCAGGCTTTCCGTTTTTATCCGCATATCCATAGCGACGCAGGAACGGTGCAACGCCGTCATCTTTGTAGATGCCGCCGTTGGGTTCGGGCGTCATCAGAGTGACGGGGGTCTTTGCACGGTAGCTGATGAAGTCACCGACGCCGTACTGCTTCACCTCCCACCCCATGAAATCAGGCTCTGCAATCCCGTTCGGGATGATGCCCAGCTCTGCTTCAAGGGTGTACCCGCCTGCATTCGGGGCGGTGTATTGCATTTTCTGGCCGTCTCTGGCGAGACGCTGGGAGGCAATCCACTGCTGTTCGTAAACCCGCCGGAGTTCACTAAGCAAAATAGCTTTGGGACTGACTTTCTGGTCGGGGTCTGACGGGAGTTCTAAAAACACCCCAACGGACTGCCACTCGCGCGCGTTCAGCTCGATGGCTGTCGGATTATCAGCGAACGTCGCATATCCCAGCACTTCGCCTGTTGCCGTCATCCCCATGAACAAAACCCGGCCCGGATCGCGGACAGTCATGATTGCTGAAGGTGCGGCTTTGCAGCCCTTCAGGAAGCCCGACATTCGCACTTCGGGGTAGTCCGGATAAAGGATAAGCTGAGCGTCGGGCGCGGGGTGGCGACCGTCCTCGTCAAGCCAGAAGAATTTCACCTTTGCCTTCGGCCGGTCCTGTTTGCTTCCGGCCATTTCACGGGTGTCTATGACGATTTCGCCGTGAGGAATAATGTTCAGCGCCCCGAAACCACCCCCCAGATAGACCTGATTTTTAGAATTGTCGTTCGGGGCCAGTTTCTTGGCATAAATGCGCTCCGCGCCATGGTGGCGCATCAGACTGAGCAAACCCGACAATGACGCAACCAACTCAGTTTCCCCGGATAGTGAGTCTCTTTTCCTCCGACCTTAGCCACTCAGCCAGAAGCTGTACAGGCTGATTGTCCGGTAGCCTTGTGCGTCCCTTTAACGCGCACTCCCAGACAGTGGCGATACGCCAGCCCAGTGCGTCAAGCGCATTGATGTTGCGCGCATCGCTGGCGACGTTTTTACCGATCTTCTCCTGCCAGAAATCAACGCGCGTGCCCGGCCATCTGAACAGATGACAGTCATGCCGATGCCAGAAACACCCATTGATAAACACAACAGCTCCGTACCTCGGAAACACCAGATCAGGCTTGCCAGGCAGGTCCTTTGCGTGAAGGCGGTAACGAAAGCCAAGTGAATGGAGCGCACGACGAATGTGCAATTCTGGCTTTGTGTCCTTGCCCCGGATTGCCGCCATATTGCGGCTACGTGTTGCAGTGTCGTGGACGTCAGCCAATCAGACAGCCACTTTCAATTCAGGCTCGTCAGTGATCAGCGCCTGAATGTGGGGCTGCATAATCCGTGCGACTTCCCGGAAGACCGGAACCGCTACAGAGTTGCCGAACTGCTTATAGGCTTGCGTATCCGATACCGGGATGCGGAAGCTGTCATCATAGCCCATCAGGCGCGCGCATTCTCGCGGGGTCAGCCGACGAGGGTTATTCCCCTTCCCCCGACTGACGAGGATTTCTGAGCCGTCCTTGTAGTACCGTGCCGACAAGGTACGCGATACGTCGTCCGGTCCTACAAGCCCGAACCCAAAGCCATTGCCCGCCGCTTTGTGTTTGTCAGCGTAGTTTTGCAGGTAAGCCCAGAGCTTGTCAGTCAGGGTGTATTTCGAGGCCACCTCAGCCCGGATGCCGGTTGTATAGGGCGGCTCGGCGTCTTCCGTCGCGTTCTCAGGGTGCAGGATGGAAGAGAGCTTCACAGAGCCCTTCGGAGGCAGATTCAGGTCATCCCATGAGAACGGAACATCTTCCCGAAAACCGACAATGACAATACGCTCGCGGTGCTGGGGCACAAAGTGCTGGGCGTCGATGACCATCGGCCACACCTTGTAATTCAGTTCACCTTCAAGTGTCTTCATGATGACGTCGAACGTCCGGCCCTTGTCGTGACTTTTGAGGTTCTTGACGTTTTCCAGCATGAAGGCTGCAGGCCGTTTGTCAGCGATGATGCGAGCAACGTCAAAGAATAGCGTCCCCTGAGCCTCGTCCAGGAACCCGTGGCTGCGTCCCAGCGAGTTCTTTTTGGAAACACCCGCAATCGAAAACGGCTGGCACGGAAACCCTGCAAGCAGCACGTCGTGGTCGGGAATCTCAGCGGTTTCAATCTGGGTGATGTCGCCGTGGATCGGGTGATTATCGCGAAAATTAGCGGCGTAGGTCTGTTGCGCGTACTTGTTCCATTCGGAGGTAAAAACGCAGTGGCCGCCGATTTCGTCGAAGCCACGACGTAGCCCGCCGATGCCGGCGAACAGGTCAATAAATGTGAAGCGCGGCGGCGATGCGGTCACATTGGTGGCGCCGCCGACCAGAGTTTCCAGAAACTGAATAGCCGCACGCCGGGGAGCCAGTTCACCCGTTTCCCAGCGGCGAACCTGACGGGGACTGTAACCGAGCTTGTCGGCCAGTTCCTCCAGCGAAATGCCAGCTTTCAGACGTAATGAGTGAAAATCCTGCTTTCGCATTAAAGACGCCCCTGGGAATAATCCGGACACGCTGTCCTGATTTGCCCCCTAACTCAAGCGATGCGTCAGTGCAAATGTTTTTATTTTGTTCCCAAGGCAGGAGAGACCCCGACGGCTCAGGCATCCTCAGTCAACAGGCTCAGCGGATAGGGGATTTCGTCCCGCGCACGACTCGCGCCGCCGTTGGCATCAACCGCTTCGAAAATTCGCCGCTCAAGCTCGTCTCGCTGCTGGCTGGCGGCACCTTCCCAAATGGCAAGGATTTCGGCATCGCTTAGCCCGTGGGCAGCCTGGAACTCTGCAATGGCCTCAGCGGCCTTTTCTTCATCAGTGTAGTCATAAAGGCGGTTCGCTATATCCACGATGATGGCCATGGCCGTTTCTCCTCTATAGTGTTTAAACGTTATCAGAAACTCCCACAGCTGACCAGGCCTGGCAGAAGGTTCCCCGCTGTATTTCCGAAAGCGGCAAATACGACGTATCGGTCCACACCTCATAAGGCCCGCGCGGCGGCGAGGCGACTATCAAAAGTCAGGCCGAAGACGCCGCCCGG
Encoded proteins:
- a CDS encoding MvaI/BcnI family restriction endonuclease, which produces MVASLSGLLSLMRHHGAERIYAKKLAPNDNSKNQVYLGGGFGALNIIPHGEIVIDTREMAGSKQDRPKAKVKFFWLDEDGRHPAPDAQLILYPDYPEVRMSGFLKGCKAAPSAIMTVRDPGRVLFMGMTATGEVLGYATFADNPTAIELNAREWQSVGVFLELPSDPDQKVSPKAILLSELRRVYEQQWIASQRLARDGQKMQYTAPNAGGYTLEAELGIIPNGIAEPDFMGWEVKQYGVGDFISYRAKTPVTLMTPEPNGGIYKDDGVAPFLRRYGYADKNGKPDRLNFGGIYTCQKGLHPDTGLRMTIAGFDPNKGIITDLSGGIRLVDGAGEVAASWSFTGMMEHWNRKHAQAAYVPTLFRTPPPEYSFGSRILLCEQTDFILFLKAFASGAVYYDPAVKLERASEVKPVLKRRSQFRVRHADLKKMYHHSELVDLVS
- a CDS encoding helix-turn-helix domain-containing protein; this encodes MVTQPTIDTQKLAYRIDEAVKASGLGRSFLYERLADGSLKSVKIGKCRLIMRDELLRFLSGEPDDVPMSERSDAAVPSEPGRKPRGPGLVKPTGQLELPLRR
- the dcm gene encoding DNA (cytosine-5-)-methyltransferase: MRKQDFHSLRLKAGISLEELADKLGYSPRQVRRWETGELAPRRAAIQFLETLVGGATNVTASPPRFTFIDLFAGIGGLRRGFDEIGGHCVFTSEWNKYAQQTYAANFRDNHPIHGDITQIETAEIPDHDVLLAGFPCQPFSIAGVSKKNSLGRSHGFLDEAQGTLFFDVARIIADKRPAAFMLENVKNLKSHDKGRTFDVIMKTLEGELNYKVWPMVIDAQHFVPQHRERIVIVGFREDVPFSWDDLNLPPKGSVKLSSILHPENATEDAEPPYTTGIRAEVASKYTLTDKLWAYLQNYADKHKAAGNGFGFGLVGPDDVSRTLSARYYKDGSEILVSRGKGNNPRRLTPRECARLMGYDDSFRIPVSDTQAYKQFGNSVAVPVFREVARIMQPHIQALITDEPELKVAV
- a CDS encoding DNA cytosine methyltransferase, with the protein product MTQPTCVDLFSGCGGFGLGAELAGYDVVAAVDIEPNLQSAYRLNFPNTQALLGDISQMGSSEWSFVLGKDKPRLDLLIGGPPCQGFSRMGLRDAGDPRNALIGHYFRHVEILRPRVFVMENVEGLLDECNIGFLQAAIADLPSCYEVVGPLILNAADLGAPTTRKRVIVMGYDKHDVDHFSSTSVEGLKVEVRTTVRDAISDLPSPIDATNRLLDFGWAEYPATTESDLSSYARKQRAMPNRHIGWHDALTELSQGRVSGLFSTKHSSVVIDRFIETTQGTTEPISKSPKLAWGKQCPTLRAGTGSEKGSFQSVRPLHPVQPRVITVREAARLQGFPDWFVFHPTKWHSFRMIGNSVSPIVSEALLSLVSEKSTLRKAA
- a CDS encoding very short patch repair endonuclease → MADVHDTATRSRNMAAIRGKDTKPELHIRRALHSLGFRYRLHAKDLPGKPDLVFPRYGAVVFINGCFWHRHDCHLFRWPGTRVDFWQEKIGKNVASDARNINALDALGWRIATVWECALKGRTRLPDNQPVQLLAEWLRSEEKRLTIRGN